Proteins found in one Sardina pilchardus chromosome 3, fSarPil1.1, whole genome shotgun sequence genomic segment:
- the ankrd40 gene encoding ankyrin repeat domain-containing protein 40 isoform X1: protein MSTTSLDKELQERLREASAIGDIDEVRKLVESGVNVNSQNEINGWTCLHWACKRNHKHIVAYLLNSGADQNIVTAKEELAVQLTKKPEIRRLLGMEEEDEPEPVKEPEQLPIIPSYLSNPPFLFTGSDRDDLMITQNGTQNGSSDLEDTSPDSEPATLSPTQEHPPQPQPPPQQPQAPLSQTHPSAPTRVTPSQQPQHPQSLPSPRDGAFIPVSEQNGVVSTPTPTMNGGLPIEISPEPHHPHILAQNGTVCPTVPSPGASSGQQAPISRQQSIPQQLNGPQAAGSMPAFQPFFFTSTFPVSCQELVLKVRIQNPNARENDFIEVELDRQELTYRSLLRVCCRELDISVEHVEKIRKLPNTMLRKDKDVARLQDFQELEVVLEKSEGLSLFTGGSLADRPCYNMKASRLTY from the exons ATGTCAACAACATCGTTGGATAAAGAACTGCAAGAACGTTTAAGAGAGGCCAGTGCCATCGGAGACATTGATGAAGTGCGGAAGCTGGTCGAGAGCGGAGTAAATGTCAACTCTCAAAATGAAATCAACGGCTG GACATGTTTGCATTGGGCATGCAAACGAAACCATAAACACATAGTGGCATATCTTCTGAACTCGGGAGCTGATCAGAATATTGTAACCGCCAAGGAAGAGTTAGCAGTACAGTTGACTAAAAAACCGGAGATCAGAAGACTTCTAGGAA tggaggaggaggatgaaccAGAGCCAGTGAAAGAACCAGAGCAGCTGCCAATCATCCCCAGCTACCTGTCCAACCCGCCCTTCCTATTCACTGGGTCTGATCGAGATGATTTGATGATCACACAAAATGGCACCCAGAACGGCTCCAGTGACCTGGAGGACACCTCACCCGACAGTGAGCCAGCCACGCTGTCCCCTACCCAGGAGCAccctccccagccccagccGCCGCCACAGCAACCGCAAGCCCCGCTGTCGCAAACACATCCAAGTGCCCCGACGCGAGTCACACCTTCCCAGCAGCCACAGCACCCGCAGTCGCTGCCCAGCCCCCGAGACGGCGCGTTCATCCCGGTTTCGGAGCAGAACGGCGTGGTGTCCACCCCGACACCCACCATGAATGGCGGCCTGCCCATCGAGATCTCACCCGAGCCGCACCACCCCCACATTCTGGCGCAAAACGGCACGGTGTGCCCCACGGTGCCCTCCCCTGGCGCCAGCTCGGGCCAGCAGGCACCCATCAGCCGGCAGCAGTCCATCCCCCAGCAGCTCAACGGGCCCCAGGCCGCCGGCTCCATGCCCGCCTTCCAGCCTTTCTTCTTCACCAGCACCTTTCCTGTCAGCTGTCAAG AGCTGGTTCTGAAGGTGCGCATTCAGAACCCCAATGCTCGAGAGAACGACTTCATTGAGGTGGAACTGGACCGGCAGGAACTGACCTACCGCTCGCTGCTGAGAGTGTGCTGCCGCGAGCTGGACATCAGCGTCGAGCACGTGGAGAAGATCCGCAAGCTGCCCAACACCATGCTGAGAAAG GACAAGGACGTGGCGC